Genomic DNA from Lagenorhynchus albirostris chromosome 9, mLagAlb1.1, whole genome shotgun sequence:
TCCCTTGCCAGCCCCGGCCCTAGAGGAAGACGATGaggtgagaaggggagagagagcgaAACGCTTCAGAGAACAGAGGAGAGGAACCGCCTCCGTCCTTAGCCTGGGCTGAGGGTGTGCTTGAGCCTGGTTTCTCACTCTTCTCTTGCCCCTCTCAGGTCCAGATTACATCTGTGTCGACATCAGGACCCCGATCGGGGCCCCCTGCGCCGCCCCCTCCTCCGCCTCCCACCTCGCTGTCCCAGCCGCCGCCACTGCTGAGGCCACCTTTGCCCACGGCTCCCACCCTGCTCCGCCAGCCACCCCCACTCCAGCAGGGCCGCTTCCTCCAGCCCCGGCTGGCCCCCAACCAGCCCCCACCACCTCTTATCCGCCCTGCCCTGGCTGCCTCCCGCCACGGTGCCCGCCCCGGCCCTCAGCCCGCACCCACCCTGGCTGGAGCCCCCCTGGAGCCTCCAGCACCCTCGCTCTGAGCCCCGAGGCCCTCCGCCAACCAGAGGCTCCAGAACCCCTTTGCCGGACGTCCTCGGGGACCTCCAGCTTCACTGAGGACAGAAGAGCCCAGAGCTCTCGCCAGGTCTTTCGAAGACCCAGCGCTGCCGACAGGGGCACAGCCTGGACCCCCGCGGGTTCTGCACGTCTTTCTGGCAGCCAGCctgtctccacccccaccccagccagggtCTGGGGCCTTCTGAGGCTGGCCCGAGGGTACTTTTCCTGGCTGGGACTGGAACGGCTGCCTCCTAGTCTGCCAGGGCCTGGCCTAGGGGTCCTGCCCTTCGTGTGTAGGGGGTAGTGACCAtagcctgggggggggggcggagaggACAGTTTAGTGTGTTGGctgttcttcctcttccccttcttttAGCAATAAgtctggggtgaggtggggagggagctggagggggGAAGTGGGCAGAAAGGTTCCTTGGGGCCTGACAGCAGCAGAGGCTGAAGAGGTAGCTCTCCAGTCTTCAGGAGGTCGGGTGGAAAGTGCCGAGGAGCCCTGAGGGTGCCCACTGTGCCCACCGCCCAGAAGTTTAGAGAAAGGAGGGTTGGGAACATATGCAGACATGggtttatttttcaatgtttttaaaaaataaataaaaccttcaaGCTCACTGAATCCTCTTTCCCTTTTGGTTTAAGGGTCTTGGGCTTTGCTTCCTGTCTGTGccatgagggtggggagggatccCGCCCAGCACCGGCCTTTCCCCAGGCCCCAGACAGGAATCAGTTCTCCCCTGCGAGGCAGGCAGGCTGGGCCACATCTTGCCCAGGGGGACTGGGTCCCTGCCCGGTAGGAAGAAACAGGAGGAGGCAGCTCAGATTCCAAACATTCTCTTTATTACGTGTTTGATCCAGAGGAGAAACTAAGTGCAGGAaggggggctgggtggggaggggccacCTTGCCTGGGAggccccccccagcccctggccaccaccCCCTTTGGGAGCCAAGCcttgccctcccagcccctcggAGCACCCGGGCTGTTCCATAGggcaggaggggggagggaagaagggagggggagcCCTTGGTGGGAGCCGGAGCCCGCATTCAGGGCTTGGGGCAGGAGGGCTGAGGTTGGCGAGGCCCCTTCCTGGGAACCAAGGGCTCGACTTGCCACGGAGCCAGGCCTGGGAGTGGGGTGATGAGTAGGAGTGGAGTCatcataaatcaaaaaaaaaaataaaataaaataataaaataaaaaataaaacccatcaCAAAAAATGTACAACTCAGGTGAGGGTAGAGGCAGCCTCTGTTCAGGACCCCCTCCCCCAATTTCTCAAGAACAGAAACAGCAGAGAAATAAATTAAGGGATGCAGCGGCTGCCACCAGCCAAGCGCCCATAACCAGCCACTCCCACGCTGGCTGAAGAGGTTAGCAAGCTGGGAGTCACTTGGCCTATCTGTCCCCCCCACCCTGTGGAGGGCAGAGGCTCCCGGCCCTGCTGCCCTGTCCAGCCTCCCGCCAGGCGGCCGGCCACGGGGGCCCCCGGGCAGTGTCTCCTGAGAGGAGGGGCGACAGTGTGAGGAAGAAAAGGCAAGGCCGAGAGATGAGTGGTGAGGGAAGTCACTGCTATGGAACTAGCTGGTGCCCAGATTAATGCCAATgaaggggagcagtggggagagggacgGCGAGGGGGGCTGTGCTTTCAGACAAAGGCTCTCCCAGAACGGAGAATGCCCAGCGTCCCTGTTGCGGAGACTAGCAGCCCAGGCGGCCCCCTGGGGGCCGAGGAGCCCATCTGCCCTGcggtcccctcccctctcccagccctggggTCAGCCCCGCCTTCTAcccaggagggggtgggagaagaTGGCACAGACTTTTTGAGGAGGGGAACAAAAGTCCCCACAGCAGCTTGTGGAAGGAAATGCCCAGCctctggggaaggaggggcagaggaTACAGTGTGGAGGGAGGCCGAGCCCCGCGCCTAGCCTGCCAGCCCCAGAGCAGCCGCCAGTCCCACCGCTTCAGGGCTGTGcggcacccctgcccccagcccccagccgccCAGGCCTCCAGCCCAGGGGCCTGAGGTCAGGGGAAGGCCACCTCTGGTGGTTTGcttggaggggaaggagaggagaggggagaagccCAAAGTGGGCCTGGCGGAGGGCCTGACAGGGAACTCCACCACTCTTGCCTGAGAGTGTTCCAGCCCTGAGCCACCCTCCCGGGAAACCCCACAGATCCAGTCTCGACTGTCCCAatggggcagggaggaaaggtggccgctgggatttttttttcttttttctttttggtaataaAAAATTTCTTGGTTTAGGCGAAATACTCTGTGCAACCGCAGTACCGAGGGggagccctgccccccacccctccctccccttcctttgcCTCCTGTGGGagagaggggggaagggggactaTCTGGGCAGGGGTAAATGTGGGGGGGAGAGAACCATCTCCCAACCCCCACAAACatggaagaagaaactgagaagggcggggaggggagacaCACCAATCCGTCTCTGCAGTCCCGCCCGGGCAGGCGGAGCGCCGGCCCCAGCAGCTAAGTCCGGCtggccgcccccgccgcccccactCCCGGCAGCCTGTTAAAGCTTCAGCTCGTTGGCTATTTTGGAGGCAATGTTTTTGAAGGCCATGGAGGTGCCCGATATCCGCTTAAACCGAACACCGTTGAGAGACAGCCGCGGCAATTTGCACACCTCCATCTCCCACTGCACGAAGTTCTCGTGGCCCGGCGTGCCGTGCATGCACAGCAGCATGTACTTCTCGTGCAGCTCGCTCTGGCAGCTGTTCGCGTCCAGCACCTTGCGGATCTCACGCATCATCTCGTTGGGCTCCATGGAGCTCGTGGTCTTCATGCTCCACGTGAAGCGTAGCGAGCGGGGCTTGGCCTCCCGAAACTCCTCCTTTTCCTTGTCACTGCCGCCGCTGCCCACCACGTGAGGTCTGCGGAGAGGGCAGAGGCGGGCGTCAGGCGCCCCAGCCACAGGACAGCCCCCCTGGCAGATGGACCCCGAGACCAGAGAGGAGAGCGGGAGGGTGCCCGGGAGGCGGCAGTGCTGGAAGAGGGAGCGTTAGACCTGGCCCAGGGAGCAGAGGAGTGGGCGGTCTCATCTCTCAGGGCAGAGAAGGCGAGAAGCCAGCCCCTGGCAGGGGGTGACAAGGTGACAGCGCCATGCTTTCCTGGGAAGAGGGCAGGGTCAGGGAAGAAAGGGGAGCACGCGCTCAGTAGCCCTGAGCAGTTCACAGACTGGACAGAAAGAAGTGACTGGAGCTTGTCGAGGGGTAGGAATCTAGAGTCCCAACCGCCTGGCCCAGGCAGGGCTCTTGCTTCCAGAACACATCAGACCTGAGGAGAAGGGCCCACACCCACCGCAGCGGGGCTGTGGGGGTCCTCTGAGGAAAGGGAGGCCCCAAGAGGGGGAGGACAGGGCGCAAGCATGGGAGGAAGAGCCGGGTGGCAGAAGGAAGAGGAGTGGGAGGCTCGTGGCAGGGCCGGCGGCCCGGGCAGGGCGGGCGCTGGCTCTGGCCCCCTCTCACCTGAGCGTCTCCACTCGGTCTTTGCTTTCAGGTTCAttcaggttcctcaaaaaacagaGCGAGGGAGAGTTTAGTGCTGGGACCTCTGTGAGGGCGGGTCTGGGGGAGGTGCCGCCGGTGGGCGGGCGGGCGGGACCCAAGCCCAGAGGCCACTCGCCCACCACCTAGCAGGCCAACATGGCAGCTCAACTGTCCCTCTCCAACAGGGAGCCCAGCACGCggggcctgcccctccccacactctCAAAGACGGGTGCCGGGAGGagccaggggaggaggagggtgtgGACGTGCGGGCACACGCATGGCGCACACAGCCCACAGCCAGGGCTCGCGCGCAGGGCGGCTTCTGCACTAGCACCCCCTGAGTGGGTCTCAGAACTGTAGTCCTCTTGGAGggaagggcgggggaggggggataaATAGAGGTCTCTCAGGAGGCTCAAACGGCCAAGGGCCGGACCTGCTTTGAGTACGCCTGGGGCTCAGTGCCTGGGACTGGGTGGGGAGGAGATGGGCCCTGAGGCCGGCTGTAGACAAGCCCACCTCCCCCATTCTTTTATAACTCCCCTGCCTGCCAGGCCATCTGCTGATACAGAAGGGAGGACAGAGGGCAGAGCAGGGCAGACACcttgggagggtgggtggggaagaGGTCTGGCCCCGCTGAGCGGCTTCTCCAGCTCCTGGCTGGAAGATGGGTGCCTGGAGCTGGGAAATTGGGGAGTGCAGAGGAGGGCAAGGATGTAAGGAGGAGTGAGAGAGAGCAGCGGCAGCACATGTAAAAGGAACACAAAGACACAACAGACACACGAATGCAAACAAGTGCACTGCAAGCAGGGAGCCTGGGCCGTGCAGGGGAAGGAGCCTGGCTGCTCTCTCCGGCCCCACCTGGCTCCTGCCTGTGGGTGGAGGTACCCTGCAGGGCAGGCCCCCACTGGGGCCCCATGAGTCAACAGCCAGCCATGCAGTGAAGAGCTGGGTGGCGAGCAGCGGGTGGAAGGGGGAAAGCCTGAACACCCTGTCTTGGCCGTCGTTCTGTCAGCTGGGGCACCAAAGGGGGGCTGACGGCCTTGGGGAACCAGGGCTCCCAACCTGGCCCTTGGTCCTCAGCTTGGTATTTGGCCCACCCAGGCCACCAGAGAGGACGAAGACAGGGCCAGGAGTGGCACAGCCAGGAGCTGGCCCAGGAAGGGAGACGCCTGAGGGAGGGGGGATCTCCCACTGTTCGGCCAGGGCTTAGGGGTAGACGGCCCCTGCCCTAGAATGTCCCAGCTTCTGGCTCTTCGGAAGTCACAGGCCATAACTGGAGAACACAGCCCAGAGAGGACGCAGCCTGATTCATCCAGAAACGTCTGGAGGTAGGAGGtatgctggggtgggggtggggtcggcCTAGTTCTGCAGGAGCTGCCAGAAGGGGGTGCTGTGCCCCGCTCGTGAGGCAAAGGCTCCTTCGGCCTGGAGGCGTCAGGCTGAAGTCTTGAGACCCCAGTGTCCCTGTAGTACCTCCAAAGTCCTGCCATCCCAGAGGACAGGGGCAAGAGGCCACACAGCCCTGAAGTTCAGGGCACCAGGGAAGGGGAAGCCCAGGAGACCCAGAATGAGATACCATCCCAGATGCACTTTCAACCCCGGTGGAGCTTCCTCAGAGCGCATGCACAGACACGAGAAAGGGCTGGAAAAGGAACCCAATGCGCTTGTGACCAAAACCCAGGGTAGGGGATTGGGGGGAAGGAGACAATCTTAAAGGGAGAATTCCCTGAGAAGGTCCCCCTTGCTTGGGGACAGGCCCATCGTTTTCAGAGTCATTTGCCCTGAGTGGGCAAATGTGGCCTTGTGGGCCGCCCAGGCAGAGGCCGTCTTCATCCCTTTAAGATGGCAGAGAGAGGACTCCACAGACATGGTTTAGCAGATGCAGGAGGGAGCAAGAGCCAGAAAAGGGGAGTTAGTGATGGAGGCAGGACACAggacacagacgcacacacagCGGGCTCAACGCCTACCTTCTGGCAAACCTGAAAGACAgatttctaaaaaaacaaacaaaaaaagacaaaataaaaaaagaaataaaaaaaaaaaaccaacaagacGGTATGTGGATAAGCAGGTGGGGAGTGGGCTTTACAGGTTCAAGGGTTACCCCACTTGTGGAAGAGCCGCTCAGCGAGACTAGAGTCCCAGACATCCCCATCTGCTCACGCCCCACCCTGCAGCCCTACACCCTCATTCCGGGGCTGGAAAGGGGCATGGCTTGGCTACTCTAGCTGAGTGGAATGAAGTGCAGGAGGAAGGGCAGGCAAACCTGTTCTCTCCAAGGCTCCTGCTGCTTCCTGAGCTACACTAAGATGGTTGAGGAAGTGGTGGGATGGAGACAGGGAGCAGCCCAAGAGGCCACATTACTGGATGCACCTCAAGAATCAACGCTGTCCTTTTGGGTCATCAGGGGCCAGGCGTGAGAAACCTCACGAAGAGAACCTTCACCCTGGTTCCCACGTAGGAAAGCGTCAGAGTGCCTCAGGCTGCAAGGGAGCCATCCTAGGCCCCCACCAGCTATTTCATTTATGGCCTTCATCCTGgcaacccccagccccccagcagaGGAACGTGGCAGAGGGGAGTGGCTGCAGCCAGATAAAACCGACtgggtggggagaaaggaggTCAAAGGGGGCAAGACAAGAGACCAGGAGAAACTCTCCTTGCCGGCCCAGCCTGGCTCAGGCCTCATGACTTTGCAGCTGCGTCACCAAATATAAGTTTCCATGGGAACCCAGGAGAGACGAGGGGGGCTTTTATTTTAGCATCTGAGTTCACACTCTCCTAGAGAGGAGGCGGCATCGGCCATCTGCTCGGGCCAGAGAACAAGGAGTTGGGGAGGCCTGAGAGGGACGGATGGGTCTGGGCATCTCAGGTGCCAACAAAGACTCAATTTCTTAGGCTTCCTGAGGTTTCTAACCCTGGGACCTGATCCCAGCTCTAACCCCTGGTgtcctcatccccacccccaggcaagGTGGAAGGCCTGGCCTCAGCCTCTCTGCCGCCCTAGGCCCCCTACTCACCTGCGTACAAACTTGGAAGTGAATTTGCTGAAGATGCTCCCCGAGGCCCCCCGCCGGCCCTGGCTGTTGccagagggagaggctggggtcACACCGTAGGGCAAATTCTGCTGGTCCCGCACCTGCCGGAGCTGCCCAGCGTGGAAGGTGCTTCGACTGGAAACACCCCGGGGAAAATTAGTTCGGTCTGGGGCTCCACCGCTGCTGCTGATGTTGTGGGCGGAGGGGGAGGCGACAGGGACACGCTGGGGGGCTGTGCTGTGAGaaaagaggtggggggtggggaaatgCATCAGGGCATGAGAACGCCATCAGCACCGAGCATCTGGAGCTCCCTGGcgtgggaaagggaagggggacgCTAGGGCAGAGGCAGCCATCACAGAGGACACAGAAGGAAGGGGTGTGACCACTGAGGACACCAGTAAGGAAGATGTTTgggtggagggggaaggagatggtttgggggagggaggggaggcagggaaggatatGTGTGTGGAGAGCAGTacaggatggagagaagaggcTCCTTGGGAGCTAGGCAGTCTGGAACCTCAAGGGGACAATGTTGACCAACCCTCAAGGATTGAGTCCCTGTGATGCTGACTGTCCCCGGGGTCCTAAGGAAGTCCAGGAAGGCTCAGAACAAAAAGGCTTCCTTCTGGAGCCTCGGGACGGCTTCTTGCATATCTGTTCTGAGAGGGAGAACTGGAGGAAAAGAGGGGCATTAAGCTATTTTTTGTGTCCTCTACTTCCTGGCTGCAGGGGACAGCCATCTCTTGTGGCTAAGATGCcaaaaacagagcaggaccccCAGGTGGGAAGAAattgtggggggcggggggtgggggtgggctgagGGCAGCAGGTGTATCAGCTGCCCCAGCACACTTGCCTGGGCCGCGGCACCTCACAGTTACTGTCCGTGGGGGGCAGCCCAGTGGCCTTGTTGGGGTGCACGGAGGCCGACATGGATTTCTGGTGCTGGCGGGGCCGGGCCGCAGAGACCGCGGCGGAAGCAGAAGCCGTGGAGGCCCGGGACCCTGGCATGGTTAGGCTAGGAGACAAAAGCAGTGGAGAGGCCTGGGttaggggtgggtgggggcaggaggctcCGGTTAGGAAGCACAGGCAGGGCGGGAAGGGCCAGAGCTGGGGAGCCTCGGCAGGATGCAGGTCAGGCCCAGGAGCAGCAACGGGGCACCAGTCAGAGCCGAGGGAGGCAGGGTAAGTAAGGAGTAAGGAAGGCGAGGCAGGCCAGAGCCTAGGGAAGGAAACCCAGAGTGCAGGGAAGCCAACAGGAGGCAACTGCCTCCGGGCTGCACTGGTCTCCTAGAAATTCTAAGAACAAGGATGTGTTGTCGCCAGAAAGAGCAGCGTGTTGCTAAGGGGAATTTTCATTAAGCTCAGAAGACAAGGAGCCAGGAACTCAACATGACGGTCAAGGTTAGGGGGGCTCTGCTCTCATGGGCACAGCTAGAGTCACCCTCAATGTGTGCACGCTTCAGGTGGGCATCTCTCGGTCCTGCCCTGAGCTGGGGCCCCTCAGGCACTGGCGCCCAGAAGAGTGCAGTTGCCACGCCCTGGCTGCAGTCAAGAAGCAAGAAGGCAGCTGAGATGACCATGGAGTCACACTCGGTCCACCGTAAGGAGCGGTCACAGGAGcacaggggagaggaggagggggtggggagagcagggaggaggtGCTGGCGTGTGGAAGGCTGGACTGGACAGAGCCAGGATGGGACTccagggggcaggacaggaagacgGTGCTGCTGACAGACGTCACCGCTGGGAGAGGTGGCTCCCGGGAAATACGGCAGGCAGGGCCCAGGCCTGCTCACCTGTCTTTGCCGTTCTGGATGGAGGCCTGGCCAAGGCTGGCCCTCTCCAAAAGTGGGGAATTCCTGCTTCGATTTGTGCTGGTGGAGAGGACGCTGTTCTGTGGGGAATAAAGGGCAGAGTGGTATCACAGAAAACCAAAGTGTTCTACTGGCAGGTTCACAAaacctgctccccctcccccttccaccaCGAGCAGTCGGGCTGGGAAAAGAACGGATTTTGCTTTTACCCTGTGGGGCAGGGTTTTCTACAGTAAGCTGAAGTGGCCCCGGGGCGGAAGGTCAGGTAGGCAGCCAAAGGGAGCTGGGTCTGCATTAAGGAAAGAGCTGCCTGGAGAGGGCAGCCCCCACAGCAGGAGCCGGGAGgatggggaggagaggtggggctggccaggaggagggagggggtgggcgtGGCTCAccgtggagggggtgggggtggtcttCTTCCTCTCCAGCCCAGGCAGGGGGCTGGCGGGCACTTTGGCTGTGCTGCTGGCCTTCCGCCCTGGCTCCCGGTCCTCCTCAGGCCGCTTGTTTTCTGCGTTGTTACTCTGAGTCTTCTTAGAGTAGGAATTAGAAGTGGGAATGGCAGGACCAGCTGCTGGGCCAGAGGACAGTGGGAATGGGTAAGGGCAAGTTGGagggaagttaagtgacttgcccaaggacatgCTACTAATAAGGGCTGAACAGGGATGGAAACTCAGCTGTGTCATCCAAAGCCCCAAGAACCCATCAGGAGAGGGGTGAGTCCCCCACCTGCAGCTCCCAGAAGTACTCACCCTGGTCGCTAAAGCGCCGCTGCTTGGGGTTGGCTGAGACGCTGCGCTGTACCttgtgggagggggaaggggcactGCTATTGGTCAGATCAGCTGAAGGCCGGGGTTTCAAGGTGATGGTGTCGCCCTCCAGCTGCAAGAACACAAAAGGGAGGGCAAAAGTCATGAACAGTTGCCTAGGGATGACCGCACTTACACATTCCTGCCTGACACAAATCCACCCCAGGCTCCCACGAGACATACCCCCTGCAAGACCAACGTGCATCTAAATAAACACTCACGGAGACAAGTCCCAACACAGACCCTGAAAAACACAAAGACACACCAACCTCCCCAAAAAGAACCCCGCCCTCAGAGTGggatacacacaccacacacataagAGTGCACATTCAGACTCAGAGACACCCCCCAACACCTCCTGAGCAGGCTAAGTCAAGAATCAAGAAAGGGCGTCCAGCACCACCAGGAGGAGCGCAGGACGGGGAGGCCACGAGTGGATGTGGGGACACACAGATGGTGAACAAGGCCCTACTCCCACAGAGACCCAGGGATTCAGGCGCAGACATGGGTACCCATACGAGCAGAACAATAATCACGAAGCCTCCAGATGCACAGACAGGAGGATGGACGTACATGCACACAGATACATATACCCAGACACAAGCTCTAGGCAGAAGCAACACACAGGCTCAAGATTCCTGTAAGACAGACACAGAGCACCCAGGAACCCAGACTTCCAGATACAGAGAGACACAAACATATCGAAACAGTCAGAGACTTCTAGAGCCAACACAGAACTGACCCAGCCAGAATGACCTAGACCCAGTCTAACCAACACAGAATGAGCCAGATCTACTCACCCGTATGGAAACCCAGACCCAGGCCCAGACCCCACCAGCTTCCCTACTGAACTACTGATGGAAATTAGTGAAAGCAAAAGCCAGGGGACCTTAGCACCACCAGAGATGAGGCTTAAAATTAGTCAGTAGAGAGCACACCTACTCAGAGATGAGCTTCTGCCCTCAATAGCTGCTAGAAGCATGGGGATACTACCGACAGAGAGGCTGGCTAGACGGGGAACGGAGCAGGGGGCACACACCTCGGAGCTCTTGTAGCCCAGGAGCAGATAGGTGGCCATCACCTCGTTGTACCTCTGGCCCACCAGCGAGTCCTGGATCTCTTCCCGTGTGTAACCCATGGACACCATCAACTCTGCGTGGGGGGACATACAGTTAAGGCTGGTCCTGAGTCCTAGGCAGGCTCAACCTCACGGCCCAGCACAGCCTCACCTGTCCGCCTGGGGTCCTTGTAGTCAGGGAGTGGCTCCACATAAGGCTTCAATTCATCATCTTCGTGACCCACATTCATCCATCGATCTTTCATGATTTGCTGGGGAgtaaagggaagggggagggcagagagggagacTCAGCTTGGAGGTTTCCTCGGGAACCCAGGACCTCCTACCAGCTGGGCTCAGGCTGCTCACCTCTAAAGTGCCTCTCTTGCTGGGATTGAGAATGAGAAATTTCTTAAGCAGGTTTTCACAGTCTGTGGACATGTAGAACGGAATACGGTATTTCCCCCTCAGTACCCGCTCCCGCAGCTCCTGTAGGAGGGAAATTTAAATCACCCAAGGCCAAGGGAAGGAACCTAATATCCAGGCTCCTAACAGCTTAAGACTGGCCaggcagatataaatgaaatatggtTAAGAGGCAGAGAGCCTGGGACAAGGCACCTCACTCGAGAGGCGGTGATGTCAAATACCCCACGCCCTCTGGCTTGATCAGCCCGAGGCTTGCTATTCTGAGGACCTTGGAGGGGTGAACGGACATACAATTTATCCCAGCCCTCAAGAGAGGAACTGAGGTTATTTTGCTGGGTGCAGAGGGCTTTTAATAGCTGCTACCTTTTGCAAGCCCTTCTTTGAAGCTCTGGCTCAggaaaaatgtagaaaagcagCAAAGGTGAGAGGTCAGGGATAAAACCAGAGGCCAAGAGAAGAAATGAGAGTACACATGATCTAAGCCTGCACTTCACTCCACCTTGAGGTTCTGTCCATCAAAAGGCAGGGATCCGCTGACCAGTGTATATAGAATAACTCCCAGGCTCCACACATCCACCTCGGGTCCGTCGTATTTTTTGCCCTGGAAGAGCTCTGGGGCAGCATAAGGGGGACTGCCGCAGAAGGTATCCAGCTTGTTCCCAAAGGTGAATTCGTTGCTGAAGCCAAAGTCTGCAATCTTGATGTTCATATCAGCATCCAAGAGCAGGTTTTCTGCCTGGGAGGTAAGAAGGAAAACGTCAGGGAACCAAGTGGACCACACTAAGGCACCGGACAGGAAGGAGCTGAGCGCAATGGAAGAACAAACAGGAAGTCATCTTCAATGTTAGAACTTCTCCCACCAACTCCAGGGCAGGCCTCCAATCAGTGTgcagaggctgggctgggctggaggagggCAGCGCAGGCCGCTCCTCACACAGGCAGCCACGTgagagctgggatctgaaggCTCAGAGACGCGGTGAGCTGTGCAAAGCTTCCCTGTCAGGCCTGGGTTAATCATGGTCACATCTGCGAGGACGTAGGGGCCAGGAAGACTCATAGGTAGTCTCACGTGCTAACAGCTCAGTGAAAGAGATGAGTGTGCTGCACATCTGCAAAGCAGCTGTGACGCAGCTGTGGAACAGTCAGCACTGCTTCCTCGGTCAGCCGCCAGGCTGCCTGCAGCCCTCCTGCCACGCCTGGCTGCACCAGAAGGTGAAGGGCTGAGAGGTGAAATGGCAGAGACCCTCTCCTCGCTAGCTGGAATGGGATCCTAAGTCCAGTCATAAGGCCTATGTCAGAAGCAGCCCTAGGGGCTTCCTCATCATCTCCAAAAAATTAAAGGCTGGTGTTTCCTTGAACACTCAGGGTGTAATGGTTATGTCACAGTTAACAGAGGGTGAATGACCCAGCCCTGACTCAAAGACACTGGAGATGAGAGCACGCCTTACCTTTAAGTCTCTATGAACAATAAACTTC
This window encodes:
- the MARK2 gene encoding serine/threonine-protein kinase MARK2 isoform X2 codes for the protein MSSARTPLPTLNERDTEQQTGVTGSGAQSGTQPASLLCMTAAIWRKINGRPTLGHLDSKPSSKSNMLRGRNSATSADEQPHIGNYRLLKTIGKGNFAKVKLARHILTGKEVAVKIIDKTQLNSSSLQKLFREVRIMKVLNHPNIVKLFEVIETEKTLYLVMEYASGGEVFDYLVAHGRMKEKEARAKFRQIVSAVQYCHQKFIVHRDLKAENLLLDADMNIKIADFGFSNEFTFGNKLDTFCGSPPYAAPELFQGKKYDGPEVDVWSLGVILYTLVSGSLPFDGQNLKELRERVLRGKYRIPFYMSTDCENLLKKFLILNPSKRGTLEQIMKDRWMNVGHEDDELKPYVEPLPDYKDPRRTELMVSMGYTREEIQDSLVGQRYNEVMATYLLLGYKSSELEGDTITLKPRPSADLTNSSAPSPSHKVQRSVSANPKQRRFSDQAGPAIPTSNSYSKKTQSNNAENKRPEEDREPGRKASSTAKVPASPLPGLERKKTTPTPSTNSVLSTSTNRSRNSPLLERASLGQASIQNGKDSLTMPGSRASTASASAAVSAARPRQHQKSMSASVHPNKATGLPPTDSNCEVPRPSTAPQRVPVASPSAHNISSSGGAPDRTNFPRGVSSRSTFHAGQLRQVRDQQNLPYGVTPASPSGNSQGRRGASGSIFSKFTSKFVRRNLSFRFARRNLNEPESKDRVETLRPHVVGSGGSDKEKEEFREAKPRSLRFTWSMKTTSSMEPNEMMREIRKVLDANSCQSELHEKYMLLCMHGTPGHENFVQWEMEVCKLPRLSLNGVRFKRISGTSMAFKNIASKIANELKL
- the MARK2 gene encoding serine/threonine-protein kinase MARK2 isoform X5, with the translated sequence MPPTCGRQTGVTGSGAQSGTQPASLLCMTAAIWRKINGRPTLGHLDSKPSSKSNMLRGRNSATSADEQPHIGNYRLLKTIGKGNFAKVKLARHILTGKEVAVKIIDKTQLNSSSLQKLFREVRIMKVLNHPNIVKLFEVIETEKTLYLVMEYASGGEVFDYLVAHGRMKEKEARAKFRQIVSAVQYCHQKFIVHRDLKAENLLLDADMNIKIADFGFSNEFTFGNKLDTFCGSPPYAAPELFQGKKYDGPEVDVWSLGVILYTLVSGSLPFDGQNLKELRERVLRGKYRIPFYMSTDCENLLKKFLILNPSKRGTLEQIMKDRWMNVGHEDDELKPYVEPLPDYKDPRRTELMVSMGYTREEIQDSLVGQRYNEVMATYLLLGYKSSELEGDTITLKPRPSADLTNSSAPSPSHKVQRSVSANPKQRRFSDQAAGPAIPTSNSYSKKTQSNNAENKRPEEDREPGRKASSTAKVPASPLPGLERKKTTPTPSTNSVLSTSTNRSRNSPLLERASLGQASIQNGKDSLTMPGSRASTASASAAVSAARPRQHQKSMSASVHPNKATGLPPTDSNCEVPRPSTAPQRVPVASPSAHNISSSGGAPDRTNFPRGVSSRSTFHAGQLRQVRDQQNLPYGVTPASPSGNSQGRRGASGSIFSKFTSKFVRRNLSFRFARRNLNEPESKDRVETLRPHVVGSGGSDKEKEEFREAKPRSLRFTWSMKTTSSMEPNEMMREIRKVLDANSCQSELHEKYMLLCMHGTPGHENFVQWEMEVCKLPRLSLNGVRFKRISGTSMAFKNIASKIANELKL
- the MARK2 gene encoding serine/threonine-protein kinase MARK2 isoform X11 codes for the protein MSSARTPLPTLNERDTEQQTGVTGSGAQSGTQPASLLCMTAAIWRKINGRPTLGHLDSKPSSKSNMLRGRNSATSADEQPHIGNYRLLKTIGKGNFAKVKLARHILTGKEVAVKIIDKTQLNSSSLQKLFREVRIMKVLNHPNIVKLFEVIETEKTLYLVMEYASGGEVFDYLVAHGRMKEKEARAKFRQIVSAVQYCHQKFIVHRDLKAENLLLDADMNIKIADFGFSNEFTFGNKLDTFCGSPPYAAPELFQGKKYDGPEVDVWSLGVILYTLVSGSLPFDGQNLKELRERVLRGKYRIPFYMSTDCENLLKKFLILNPSKRGTLEQIMKDRWMNVGHEDDELKPYVEPLPDYKDPRRTELMVSMGYTREEIQDSLVGQRYNEVMATYLLLGYKSSELEGDTITLKPRPSADLTNSSAPSPSHKVQRSVSANPKQRRFSDQAGPAIPTSNSYSKKTQSNNAENKRPEEDREPGRKASSTAKVPASPLPGLERKKTTPTPSTNSVLSTSTNRSRNSPLLERASLGQASIQNGKDSTAPQRVPVASPSAHNISSSGGAPDRTNFPRGVSSRSTFHAGQLRQVRDQQNLPYGVTPASPSGNSQGRRGASGSIFSKFTSKFVRRNLNEPESKDRVETLRPHVVGSGGSDKEKEEFREAKPRSLRFTWSMKTTSSMEPNEMMREIRKVLDANSCQSELHEKYMLLCMHGTPGHENFVQWEMEVCKLPRLSLNGVRFKRISGTSMAFKNIASKIANELKL